One Streptomyces sp. 840.1 genomic window, AGGTAGTTCTGGACGAACTCGGCGCCTTCGCGAGGGGTGCCGGCGGCGTAGGAGCCGCCGCGGCTGGCGACGACCGTGATCGGGGTACCGGCAACGGGGCTGTCGGGGCCGGCGTTGTGGCCCACGACGATGACGTGGTCGAGCCACGCCTTCAGGGTGGAGGGGATCGAGAAGTTGTACATCGGTGCGCCGATCAGCACCGCGTCCGCGGCGGCCAGTTCGGCGGCCAGTTCGCTGCGCAGCGGGTGCTCGGCGCCGGCGGCGGCGGCCGCGGCATCCAGGTGCGGCAGCGGGTCGGCGGCGAGATCGCGGTAGACGACCTGTCCGTCGGGGTGCTGCTCACGCCAGGTCTCCACGAATGCTGCGGTGACCTCGCGGGACGCGGATCCCTCGGGGAAG contains:
- a CDS encoding FMN-dependent NADH-azoreductase; its protein translation is MATLLHLDSAVFPEGSASREVTAAFVETWREQHPDGQVVYRDLAADPLPHLDAAAAAAGAEHPLRSELAAELAAADAVLIGAPMYNFSIPSTLKAWLDHVIVVGHNAGPDSPVAGTPITVVASRGGSYAAGTPREGAEFVQNYLATLLTSMFGAEVDFIVPELTLAHSNPAMAELIPLAEASRAKALTDAAEKAKSLASRLAA